One window from the genome of Eucalyptus grandis isolate ANBG69807.140 chromosome 7, ASM1654582v1, whole genome shotgun sequence encodes:
- the LOC104452725 gene encoding uncharacterized protein LOC104452725 gives MCFDLTTMVVVKDAAVTRPKKSQVLAPRLRNNKRTRETTTEVPNNTTEELDIDERLDRLESRVLKLRRVLSEMLEDVRKLKAEVSRLRTGRGDAVAPEPSLTDSASSCITVDHSLRSCADSRSRLQ, from the exons ATGTGCTTCGACTTGACCACAATGGTTGTTGTGAAAGATGCTGCAGTTACCCGACCTAAGAAAAGTCAGGTTCTTGCTCCACGCCTTAG GAACAATAAAAGGACGAGGGAGACGACCACAGAGGTTCCCAATAACACCACTGAAGAATTG GATATTGATGAAAGATTGGACCGGCTGGAATCACGCGTCCTCAAGTTGCGCAGGGTCCTGTCAGAGATGTTAGAGGATGTAAGAAAGCTGAAAGCAGAGGTATCACGATTGAGAACTGGAAGGGGAGATGCCGTAGCACCAGAGCCTAGCCTAACTGACTCTGCATCATCTTGCATAACCGTAGATCATAGCCTCAGAAGCTGCGCAGATTCGAGAAGCCGCCTCCAGTGA
- the LOC104452726 gene encoding 60S ribosomal protein L24-like: protein MVLKTELCRFSGAKIYPGRGIRFIRSDSQVFLFVNSKCKRYFHNRLKPSKLTWTAMYRKQHKKDIAAEAVKKKRRATKKPYSRSIVGATLEVIQKKRAEKPEVRDAAREAALREIKERIKKTKDEKKAKKAETMAKSSKSQSKGAMPKGAGPSKGPKLGGGGGKR from the exons ATGGTCCTCAA GACTGAGCTTTGCCGCTTCAGCGGTGCCAAGATTTACCCTGGCAGGGGAATCAGATTTATCCGCTCGGATTCCCAG GTTTTCCTCTTCGTCAACTCGAAATGCAAGAGGTACTTCCACAACCGCTTGAAGCCGTCAAAGCTCACGTGGACTGCCATGTACCGGAAGCAGCACAAGAAG GATATTGCTGCTGAGGCTGTGAAGAAGAAGCGCCGTGCCACCAAGAAGCCGTATTCCAGGTCCATAGTCGGTGCCACCTTGGAAGTCATTCAGAAGAAGAGAGCTGAGAAGCCAGAAGTTCGAGATGCTGCACGTGAGGCTGCTCTGAG GGAAATTAAGGAAAGGATCAAGAAGACGAAGGATGAGAAGAAGGCGAAGAAGGCTGAAACGATGGCCAAGTCCTCGAAGTCACAATCCAAGGGAGCCATGCCCAAGGGTGCTGGACCTTCTAAGGGCCCTAAGCTTGGAGGTGGCGGCGGAAAACGTTGA